The window GCTCATAGAATAATGTGGCCAGTTTTTTCCCGTCACAGGCATGTGAATATTTAGCAGGGTATGCCTCAATATCCTGGGCCAAATCCAAGAGCCTGTCCAGCTCTTCCACAGAAAAATCCAAGGGACTCATTAAATGTCTCATAAAATAAACCTCCTTAATATACCAGTCAGGGTGTACATATTTATCTGTATTCCAGCAATTCTTCCACAGATTTGCGCTTCGGGGCCGACGGGGCCTCATCTGGACAGCCGATAGCTATCAGCGCAGCAAGCTCCTGCTCTTTTGGCAGGTTTAAAAGAGAGGTGATTTCTTCCTCATCAAATATCCCCAAAATAACTGTGCCCAGGCCATATTCAGCCGCTGCAAGGCAGAAACTTTGGCAGGCTGCCCCGACATCAAACATCTGCCACCTGTCTCCTTTTTTGGTAGTGTAGGAACCGTCACGTTCAAAGCCGCTTAGGCCTTTCATAAAGGTGACGGCCATGAGCATAGGGGCCTGCCTGATAATATTCGCATTGTGTTCACGGGTATACTTACCGGTGATTTTCTCCAAAACAGCAGAATCTTCAATTGCAATATAACGGGTAATCTGGGTGTTTTTCCAAGAAGGAGAATAAGAAGCAGCAGAAATAACAGACTCAATAACAGAATGATCAATAGGGTCCGGCTTATATTTCCGGATACTTCTTCGGCCTTTAAGACAATCAATAACGTTCATTTAGTACCTCCCTGTTAAAATTATTTTCAACTAATAATCATATACCAATTAGGAAACATTTTCAATAGAATAAAATCTCAACTTTAAGAAGTGCTGCAGGATTACAACACATGTTTGAAAAACCTACAAGTGGAAAGAAAAACTGAGAGAAGCATATTGACATCTATATAGAAGTATGGTAACATACATTTTGCGTAAGGCAAAAACAAAGCAGAGTATCCACTCTCACCATAGCACGATTGGGTGACTACTGGTTAATTATTAGAGCATAAGTATACTGTAGGGACAGTATCTATGTCAACATTCGGGTGGATCATTATTCACTCGTTTTTTGTTTGCAGAAAGCCTGTGTTTTACGGTTATTGCTTTCGCGGGAAAAACCTAAAGGAAATTCATTTGACGGAGGTATACAACAATTAGCGATTTAATGATTAACGAGCAAATCAGAGACAAAGAGGTTCGTCTGGTTAGTGAGGATGGGGAACAATTAGGAATTATGTCATCCAGGGACGCACTGAGGATGGCCATGGATGCGGAACTTGATCTGGTTAAAATTGCGCCGATGGCAAAGCCGCCGGTGTGCAAGATCATTGATTACGGTAAATTCAAATATGAACAGACCCGCAAGGAAAAGGAAGCCAAGAAGAAGCAGAAAACTGTTGAGGTAAAAGAGGTCCGCCTGTCACCCAACATTGATACCAATGACCTGAACACTAAGGTAAATAATGCAAAGAAATTTATTACAAAAGGCAACAAAGTAAAAGTGACGCTGCGTTTCCGCGGAAGGGAAATGGCCCACGTACAGCAGAGCAAACATATTTTGGATGATTTTGCAGCTTTGCTTGCAGATATTTCTGTTATTGAGAAGCCGGCTAAGATGGAAGGCCGGAGCATGAGCATGGTTTTAACTGAAAAACGTTAAAAATAAAGGTATAAGGGTGCTTTGCATCCGGTAAACGCACAATAAAGGAGGAAATTTTATCATGCCAAAAATCAAAACCAATAGAGCGGCAGCAAAACGCTTCAAAGCAACAGGTACAGGGAAACTGAAAAGAAATAAGGCATATAAGAGCCATATCTTAACAAAGAAGTCTGCAAAGAGAAAAAGAAATCTCAGGCATGCGACTATTACAGATGCTACAAATGTGAAGAATATGAAGAAAATATTACCATACCTGTAAGATTTGGATGTAGATGAAGGAGGAGTAAGAAATGGCAAGAATTAAAGGCGGAATGAACGCTAGAAGAAAACATAACAAGATCCTGAAACTGGCAAAAGGATACAGAGGAGCACGCTCTAAGCAGTACAGAGTAGCAAAGCAGTCTGTCATGAGAGCGCTGGCATCTGCTTACGCAGGAAGAAAGCAGCGCAAACGCCAGATGAGGCAGCTGTGGATAGCAAGAATTAATGCTGCAGCTAGAATGAACGGCCTGTCTTACAGTAAGTTCATGCATGGATTAAAGCTGGCTGATATAGAGGTAAACAGAAAAATGCTGGCAGAGCTTGCAGTGAGTGACAAAGAAGGGTTTACTGCACTGGCAGAAATAGCAAAGGAAAAAATTGCATAATTAAAGGAAGTATGTGGTGCTGCGCAGACATCCTAAAATGTATGCCTGTGCAGGCAGATAGGCACAGACGTGTCCTGTAAGATATATACCCTGGATGGTTTTGGGCCATAGATTTTTTGGCCGGCCGCCGGGGTATTTTTGTTCTCGTGCAAGTACTGTCTATGGATATTAAAAAGAAGTATAAAAAACTATTGACAAGAATATTTTACTGTGATAAAGTTTTTTAAAACCTATGAAGAAGAGCAAGTACCTTTTATACTTACCGCACAGAGAGCTGCAGGAGGTGGGATTGCGGCAGGAAAAGATAGTTGGGAATGGGCTTCTGAGGGCGAACTGAAAGTATAGTAGGAAAGCCGGAGAGAGTACTCCGTTAACAAAGTCGGCATATGTCAGTATGCGTTGAGTGGATGCAGTCTTGTATCAAGCTGGGTGGCACCGCAGGAGTTGAAGGATTCATACTCTTGTCCCTGCAATAGATTATTGTGAGGGATAAGGGTATTTTTTATTTAAAAAAACCGCTTATCCCGGAAGACGTGAAAGGAGATAGAAATATGAGTAAGAAAGAGATTCCCTACAAGATTTATTTGGAAGAGAGTGAGATGCCTAAGGAGTGGTATAATGTACGGGCTGATATGAAGAATAAGCCGGCCCCCCTTTTAAATCCAGGGACATTAGAGCCAATGACAGAGGAAGAGCTTGGGATGGTTTTTTGCCAGGAGCTTGTAAAGCAGGAGCTTGACAATGACAGCCGCTATATAGAAATCCCAAAAAAGATACGCGATTTCTATAAAATGTACCGGCCAGCCCCCCTTGTCAGGGCCTACTGCCTGGAGGAAAAATTGCAGACGCCTGCCAAAATTTATTATAAATTTGAGGGAAACAATACAAGCGGAAGCCATAAATTAAATTCTGCTATAGCACAGGCATATTATGCAAAGGATCAGGGATTAAAAGGGGTTACTACAGAAACAGGGGCGGGGCAGTGGGGAACTGCACTCTCCATGGCGTGCTCTTATCTGGACTTGGACTGCCGGGTATATATGGTGAAATGCTCCTATGAGCAGAAGCCGTTCAGGAGAGAAGTCATGAGGACCTATGGGGCCAGTGTGACGCCCTCCCCTTCAGAGACCACAGAAGTGGGAAAGAAAATTTTAGCTGAGCATCCAGGCACCACAGGGAGCCTTGGGTGCGCCATTTCTGAGGCAGTGGAAGTGGCAACGCACACGGAAGGGTACAGATATGTCCTTGGAAGCGTTCTGAACCAGGTTTTGCTCCATCAGTCCATAATCGGTGTGGAAGCAAAGGCGGCAATGGACAAATACGGTGTCAAACCTGATATTATTATCGGGTGCGCCGGAGGCGGGTCTAACCTGGGGGGATTAATCTCCCCGTTTATGGGAGAGAAGCTCAGAGGAGAGGCGGATTATCATTTTATCGCAGTTGAGCCGGCATCCTGCCCAAGCCTGACCAGAGGCGTATTTGCCTATGACTATTGTGATACAGGGATGGTGTGCCCGCTGGCTAAAATGTATACGCTTGGCAGTGGGTTTATCCCCTCAGCAAACCATGCAGGCGGACTTAGATATCACGGGATGAGCTCTACTCTGTCACAACTTTACCACGATGGATATATGGAGGCCCGCTCTGTGGAGCAGACATCTGTATTTAAAGCAGCCGAACAGTTTGCACGGGTGGAAGGCATCCTTCCGGCACCGGAGAGCAGCCATGCAATTAAAGTTGCTATGGACGAGGCTGTGAAATGTAGGGAAACCGGTGAGGAGAAAACAATACTTTTTGGACTGACGGGCACTGGTTATTTTGATATGTTGGCGTATGAGAAGTTCCATAATAATGAAATGACAGACTATATCCCTACAGATGAAGACTTAAAAGCTGGCTTTGCAGGTATTCCTGATGTTCAGATACGTCCATAAGCATAACAGCCAGGCTATATGATATTTGGGAAATGAAATCTTCTCTTCCCCTCCAGGGGTATTGTGTCCCTGGAGGGGAATATTTGAAATTTTTCAAATTTTCAAAAATATTTTTTGAAACATGAAAAAATTAATTGACATTCTAAGTGATTAGTAGTAGAATAACATTCGTAGCGCGTAGGAAATAATTAAATACGCAATTTGCGGAAGTGTCGGAACTGGCAGACGAGCAAGACTAAGGATCTTGTGAGCAATGCGCTCGTGTGGGTTCAAGTCCCATCTTCCGCAGTCAAAACCCTGTATTTACAGGGTTTTTTTATTCCCGCCAGTAACGAGCCAAGGGGACATGTTTACATGTCCATTTGGCGGCTGCTGCCAGGTTCTTATACCCCGATGTTTGCATCGCTGCTAGTTTGATACACCGTGTGCTTGCACCGGGGCCTTTGACTGTAAAAAGAAAAGGGAATCAAAATACTAAAAGAAAGGGAAATGCGGATGGTATTCTTTCGGCAGGATGAAGTGAAAATTGCCAGGGCGGCATGTCTTTCGATAGCGGGCGTGAAAAAGCAGAAACCACATGAGGGTGACAGAAAATCTATTCCAATGATTTTCCGTCACCCTTTTTATATCCTATATGGAATGTACCCCAGATTTTCTGCAAAATAAAAAATCCCTCTAGTTTAAGAGAATGTATGGTTATGGAATCTGGCCATACTGTAATACATTTCCAATAATAGAGAGTATGTCTGAAATCCTCCTGGGTTAAGTTTTATTTTGTGCAGTCTTATTTTTGGCATCTGCATCATCACGTGGATTTTCGGTTTCATACCGCATAATATCCTGCACCTGGCAGTCAAGTATCTGGCACAGCATATCAACGGTGTGGGTGCTGACATAGCTGTTGGCCCTGAGCCGGCTGAGCTGTCCGGCACTGATCTTTTTTTCTTTGATCAGTTTATATTGAGTGATGCTCTTAGATTTCATGGTTTCCCATAGTGGGTCATAAGTTATCATTTTTTTCTTCACCTCCTCTTGCATATTAGCCAGAAGTGGGGTATAATAATATTAGCCATAAATGGCTAATATCGGTTCAGGAGTAAGAAAGGGAGAAGTACTTTACATGAAAAAAGTGAATAAAAATAGAAAAATTTTATGGGCAGCTGTGGCAGTTGGTGTTTGTGCAGCTGTTATTGTATGTATTTTTTTGGGAATTATTTATTGAAGGAAAAAGCACGCCAGGCAGAAGAGGCGAAAAAAAGTATGACATATGAGGATATAGCTTCAGAAGTCATAAAGGAGCAGGAGCCGGATACAGAACAGGCTGACTATCAAAGTCCGGTTGATTTTACGCAGCTTAAGGAACTGAACCAAGATGCCTACGCATGGATTAAAATACCAGGCACGAATATAGATTATCCGATTCTCCAGAAGGAGGATGGCGACCAGTCTTATTATCTGAATACAACGTTAACAGGAGTGGAGGGGTATCCCGGATCCATTTATACAGAGAACTGCAATACAAAGGATTTCCAGGATTTAAATACCATTATTTATGGCCATGACCTGATTGACGGCACTATGTTTTCTGAACTGCATAAATATGCGGATCAAAATTTCATGGATACAAATCCCTATGTGTATATTTATACCCCTGACAAGATGCTGAAATATCAAATTTTTGCGGCAGTTGTGTTTGATGACAGGCATCTGATGCTGAGCTTTGATTTCGACAATCCTTCTTCTTATCAGCTCTTTCTGGATGAGATATATGATTTGAGGGATATGCAGTCGGTGGTCAATACGGACATTCCGGTCAGCACAGAAAGCAGAATAATTACGATGTCTACCTGTATTGCAGAAAAACCAGATAACCGTTGGCTAGTGGGGGCGGTGCTTGTAGATGAGGAAGATTGATAAAAAACAGAAGGGCAAGGGCAGGAAAGCTGGCAAAGAGAGACAGGATATACATATTCTGGAATATGAAGCGGCAGATTTGGAGGCGGAAATACCAGGAGTAAAGTCTGTACCTGGCAATAGGAAAATAAAAACATGGCAGAAAATTCTTCTTGTGACAGGGGGGATATTTTTCCTGCTTATCTGTAGTTTGGGAATGGCCATAGTAACACTGCATAAAAGCGGCAGGGAACAAATACAGGAAGATATAAAGGCTGAAAAGACAACAGCAGAGGGGAAGAAGGAAGATCTGATTTACCACGATGGAAAAGCATACAGATATAGGCAGGATATGGTCAATATTCTCTGTATGGGGGTTGACAAAGAGGTGACAATGGCGGAAGAAAAGGCAGCCAACAGTATGGGCCAGTCAGATGCTATTTTTATTGTCAGCCTGGATCAAAAAAATAAAAAAATGCGGCTGTTGGCCATACCTAGGGATACCATGACGGAGATAGATATATATGATACTGCTGATAAGTATGTGAAAACAGAGGTGGGGCAGATTACCCTGCAGTATACATATGGAGATGGGCAGGAAAAAAGCTGTGAGTTAGTGAAAGATGCTGTGTCCAAGCTTTGCTATGGACTTCCCATCCAGCGGTTTTGTTCCATAAATTTTCAGGCAATTCCAGTAATGAATGACAGAATTGGCGGTGTCCCGGTAATTATGGATGAGAGTATTATCGACTGGTTCCCGGATTACCAAGTGGGCGACACTGTCGTCCTGCATGGAGAGCAGGCTCTTCAGTACCTAAGGCAGAGAGACGAAGGGGTTTTTGCCAGCAGCATGGACAGGATGGCCCGGCAAAAGTCTTATATGGTATCTTTTGCGGCAGCGGCTAAAGAAAAATTAAGCACAGATATTACATTACCAGTAGGGCTGTTCAACGACTTACAGGGAAATATGTGTACTGATATAGAGGCAGGGGAAATTACTTATCTCGCCACAGAGGTTATGGGAATGTCGTTTCTGGAAGAGGATTTGTTTGTAGTTCCAGGAGAGACGAGAATGGGAGAGAGATATGAAGAGTACCACGTCAATGAGGAAGAGTTCAAGAAAATGATTATTTCTATGTTTTATGACGAGGTTTCCGAAAATACAGAAGAAAGTTATTAAAGCTTTTTGCTTTAATATATAAAACCACACATGTATAAAATTAAGGAGAGTGAAAGAATCATGAAGAAGAAATTTTTGGCTGTTGTGATGGCAGCTACATTGTGCCTGGCAATGGGAGTTACTACATTTGCCGCTGAGAGCACAGAGGGAACTAAGCCGGATGCAAAGCCGCCGGTAGAGACAGTCGTGACAGAGGAGCAGGTATCTGCTTTAGTTAATGGCAAAGAAGTAGCTGTGGATGTGAAGCCTGTAGATGAAAAAGTCCAGGAAGCAGTAGAAAAAGAAGGCTTTGTTGAAAGTGTTATCGAAGAAAACCTTACAACAAATCCAGAAGTTGCAAAAAAATTGCAGGATGCTGATGAAGTAGTAGTACTTGGATCAGTAGATATCCATGTAGAGCTTAATGAAGGCGAGACGGCTCAGATTGTAATCGACAGCATGGAAGGCATCCAGGCAGGTGACTCTGTTTATGCACTTCATCAGAAAGACGATGGATCATGGGAGATCATTGATGTTGTTGTAAATGAGGATGGAAGCCTCACCTTGACAATGACAGGCTTCTCACCTGTAGTGTTTGTTAAGACTGCATCTGTAGATGTACCTGATGTACCAAAGGATCCTGCAACTCCAGAAGATCCAGATAAGACACCAGCTAATGACAATGTAAAAGATGACCAGAAAGCTGACGATAAAAAAGCAGATAATACGAAATCTGATGATAAAAAAGCAGGCAGCACAACAACAGCTGTTAAACAGTCAGTAAGCACCACTGGAAAGTCACCAAAAACAGGTGATAGATAATCCGTCATCAAATCATATGCCCAAAGGCATCTCATAACTTTGCCTTTAGGATAGTCCACATTTTTGTGGATACATGTATATAAAATGTGTGGTTGGAAAGGCTCTCAGTTTGGACTGGGAGCCTTTCTGCCCTTAATTTATGAATGTTTTATATGCATGACATATAAAAAGATATACATGAAAAAGTCATAATTTGCAGAAAAAATGTAATAAAATACAGGGAATTCATAGTAAATTGCATTGACAAAAAATGTGGACAGGAGTATGATTAATGAGAAATTAAATGTAAAGATTTCCGGGGAGAATTTTGTGCCTCTCCTTGGATACTTTAAGATATATTTTTTATAGAATTAGCAGAAGCAGATATTTGTTTGAATATCTTCTGATTATAGATATATTTGGTGATATGAGACTATGAAAAAGCTGGAAAAATTTAATGATATGGACATAGTGACGTTGGATGAGCTGGAGGACGTCCCTGAGCCGCGCAAGATGAAGAAGTGGAAAAAAGTGTTGCTGATTGCATTGGCAGTAGTTTTTGCAATTATAGCGCTTGTTATTGCCACTTTTTTCTTTATGCAGTCAAAAGGGGAGAAGAATCTGAAGACTAAGGTGAGCAATGCATCCACCGAAGCAGGGCGCAAAGAAGGCCATTATATCATACATAACGGAAAAGAATACAAATATAGAGAAGACATCGTCAATATACTCTGCCTTGGAATTGACAAGGATATCCCTATGGAGGAAAAAAGGGAAACAGGGAGTCTGGGACTGGCAGATGCCATTCTTTTGGTGAGCATAGACACAGACAGGAATACCCTGCAGATAATCTCCATCCCCCGGGATGTGATACTTCCAGTTACGATCACAGACGATCAGGGGAATGAAGCCGGGACTGAGGAGAAGCAGCTGACCTATCAGTATGCTTATGGAAGGACAACAGAACAAAGCGGCAAACTGATGGTAGATACTGTCTCAGAACTTTTATACAGGGTTCCCATCCAGAGGTATTGTGCGGTTAATTTTCAAGCAATACCATTGCTCAATGACGCCATCGGCGGTGTAGATTTAACAGTTCTTGAGAGTCTGGAATGGTACGCGGGAGAATTTATACAGGGCACAGAAATCCATCTGGAGGGACAGATGGCCCTGGATTATGTCCGGCAGAGGAATGAAAGCGTGGAGGGCAGCAACTTAGGCAGGATGGAAAGGCAGAAACAGTATATAACTGCCTTTCTTCAAAAGGCAAAGACGGTAGTTTCACAGGATCTGACTCTGCCTGTCACTATGTACCAGCAGCTGCAGGCCAATATGAGCACAGATGTGAAGGCGGAGGATATAACATATCTTGTGCCTGAGCTTCTGGAAATCCCCCTGGAGGAGACGAATATGCTGCAGATACCCGGGGAGTCCAGGATGGGCGAAGTTTATGAGGAATACCATGTCAATAAAGAAGAACTTAAAAATCTGGTTATCAATACCTTTTATGAGGAGGTGAAGGACTCCGGGGAAAAGGCTACAGAGCCGGAGGATACAACAACACAGAATGAGACATCAGATAAAGGAGAGAAGGAATGAAAAAGAAACAGAAAAGTATGATTGCAGTATGTATTGTGGCAGTAGTAGTGATTATTGCCGGAATTCTAGGAGGGATATTTATTTACAAAAAGGCCTCTGAACCTAAGGAGGCAGAACCACTCAAGATTGAGGAAGAGTACAAGGAGATACAGGAGCAAGTGGTTGACAAGGGGGACGACCCTTATGAGAGTAAAGTCAACTTTGAAGAACTTCAGGCCATGAATCCAGATATATATGCATGGATTACTATTCCGGGGACAAATGTAGATTATCCGATTCTTCAAAGTGCAGTGGAGGCGGACGACTATTACCTGAATACGACGATGGATAAAAAGGTGGGGCTTCCGGGCGCCATTTATACAGAGAAGTATAACAATACAAGCTTTTGGGATCCAGTTACTGTGATTTATGGACATACATTGGCCGAAGGCACGATGTTTACAGAACTGCATAATTATACGGATAAGGCATTTTTTGATGCAAATCCATATATTTATATATACCTGCCGGATAAAGCGCTCAAATACCAGATATTTTCGGCAGTAGCATTTGACGACAGATATATTTTGGGCAACTATAATTTTGCAGATCCGTCAGACTTTGATAAATATATTAATGAGCTCAATGCAAGTATGACGGGCAACATCAATACAGATTTAAAAGTAGAAAGCGGCAGTAATGTAATAACTCTTTCCACCTGTATTGATGAATTCCCAGATCAGCGGTGGCTTGTCAATGCAGTGCTGCTTCCGGATGAGGAATAAGGGATATTAAGGTGCTTCGCAGCATTTTAATATAATCTGGCCAGGCTTGTCTGGCTGGAAACATCACACAAAATAATAAGAACCAGGAGGAAATAAGGAAATGAGAAAATTAGCTAAATTTGCTGCTCTTGCATCTGCAGTTGTTATGAGCATGAGCATGACTCTTACAGCATTTGCTGTTGAGAGCCCACAGGATCCTACTTATCCAACAATGCCAGAGAACGTAGGCCTTGCACAGGATAAAGACGGAAACTATTTAACATACTCTATCGACGAGACAGCACAGGAAGTAAAAGATTTCCTGGCTAACGAAGAGAATGTAAAAGATGTTTTAAGCCAGGCTGGATATCAGGTAGACGCTAACCATGAAGTTGTAGTACTTGCTACAGGCGACCTGAATATCGGCAAAATGCCTGAAGGCGGAATCGACACAAGTTTTGAGATCGCAGATTCATACGGCCTGCAGGCTGGAGATACTGTATACATCCTTCACCAGAAACATGACGGAACATGGGAAGTATTTGAAGCAGTTGTTAAAGATGATGGAAATGGTGCATATGTAGATGCTCACTTTGATTCTTTCTCTCCAGTAGCTATCGTTAAAGTATTATCTAACGGCGAAGTTGTAATTCTTGACAAGCAGGAAAATACAGCTGGTAAAGTTGACCTTAACAAGGGCAAAGTTACAGAGGCGTCATCTACAGTAAAAGTATCTCCTAAGACAGGAAGATAATATTAAATATTAAAAAGAAAACATAAGTTATTTTGTGTGATAATCTGCAACCCTATCAATCTGTTTACAGCTTGATAGGGTTTTGTATACCTGGTTAATATGCTGTATTATCAACGCATTATAACAGTATTGTTACAAAATCAGGCATAAGGAGCGGCCAAGGCAATGAAAATAGACGATGTGAGAAAACCGGCAGATTTAGTAAAGCGCGCGCTATGTACTTTGACAGTCTGCTTTATAGTAATTTACCCTTTTCTGGCTTACTGCCATATAGAACAGCCGACAGGCCTCTCTTTAATATATTTTGCAAAAAAATCCAGGTTTATTGCAGATTATTTTTACTATATTAAAGAATGGGGATTGGTTGTATTTTCTATTGCACTCTTGGCAGGGATTTTAACATATCTGTTTTTACCTGGTGTAAAAGAGCAGATTTTAAGCGGGAGGGCAAAAGTGCGCCTGTTGTTTAGCATCCTTGCTGGATATGCAGGACTATGCCTGCTCTCTTGTATCTTTTCAGAGCACCGGGAAATTGCGTTGTGGGGATTATGTAAGGAGTATGAGGGGATTTTGGCAATGGGAGGATATCTCCTCTTATTTTTGGGCGGCTACATGCTTTTTTCGGAGAAACAAGGAAGGGGATACCTGAAAGCTGGCATTTTTATTCTGGGTATTCTGACTGGCATATGCTCTGTGGCAGAGTGGATATGGGGATCCCCCTTTGAGAACGAGGAGTTTGTGAGGCTTTTGACGCCAGACAGATATGGGCATGTGGCCAGGGCGTTTGTGGACTCTTTCCAGAACAAGGCTGTACTGGCTTTTGGAAACCCTGGTTATTTGGGTGGGTTTTGCGCCCTGCTTTTGCCGGCAGCACTTGGGATTTTCTGGGAAGCAAGAGGGAAGAGCGGGAAAGTTCTGGGGTTTTTGTCCTCCGCTGGATTCCTGGCCGGCCTGGTGCTGTCGGGGGCAACAGGACCTTTATATGGAGCCATTTTTTCGATTATAATTTTGTGCCTGCTTTCCAAATCTCTGGGGTTTCTGTTTTCTGTAGGATTTTTGTGCATCTCTGTTTTTTTGGCTGTTTTTGGCGCGGGAGCAGCGGGCGGGATTACAGGCATAAGCAAAATGCTGAAGGGTACGGCTGTTAATGAGAGTTATACTGCAGGGGATTCTCTATATTATGTGGACAAAATCCAGTTGGATGAAGGAATTCTGAAAGTGGACTCAAAAGATTCAGGTTTTTCTTTAGAATACCATCCTGACAGGGAGGAAAGCCCAGATATAGCCTCCTGGTTTACGGCCCGCGATGAGAATGGGAAAGAGCTTACAATTGCTGCAGAGGGCAGTATGCTGGCATTGGACGGGGAAGAGTATCAATATGTAAAACTGGGAGTGATGGATCAGCTTTTGGAGGTAGATCTAGGCTATGAGGATCCGGTGGTGTTTTACCTGGATCAAAACGGATTGTTTTACAATTCATTTAATGGACAGCCTCTTGCCCAAATCCCCCAGCCTGCCATAGAAGGAATGGACAAATTTTACTCTCTTTTTACAGGGCGGGGATATGCATGGGTCAGTATATTGCCTGTATTAAAAGAATGTATTGTACTTGGCAAGGGAGTTGGCACGTTTCCATTTT of the Luxibacter massiliensis genome contains:
- a CDS encoding O-antigen ligase family protein → MKIDDVRKPADLVKRALCTLTVCFIVIYPFLAYCHIEQPTGLSLIYFAKKSRFIADYFYYIKEWGLVVFSIALLAGILTYLFLPGVKEQILSGRAKVRLLFSILAGYAGLCLLSCIFSEHREIALWGLCKEYEGILAMGGYLLLFLGGYMLFSEKQGRGYLKAGIFILGILTGICSVAEWIWGSPFENEEFVRLLTPDRYGHVARAFVDSFQNKAVLAFGNPGYLGGFCALLLPAALGIFWEARGKSGKVLGFLSSAGFLAGLVLSGATGPLYGAIFSIIILCLLSKSLGFLFSVGFLCISVFLAVFGAGAAGGITGISKMLKGTAVNESYTAGDSLYYVDKIQLDEGILKVDSKDSGFSLEYHPDREESPDIASWFTARDENGKELTIAAEGSMLALDGEEYQYVKLGVMDQLLEVDLGYEDPVVFYLDQNGLFYNSFNGQPLAQIPQPAIEGMDKFYSLFTGRGYAWVSILPVLKECIVLGKGVGTFPFYFPQSEVAGMLNTHGSCDLFVEKAHNWYIQTAAATGILSLICLLALCIYHIAKKVRQICIGGNWGTGYENGIFCGVLAYQVTGIVNDSSITVSPFFWLLFGCSFGILFKCGREGLQNNKTVNTTKKH